The Etheostoma cragini isolate CJK2018 chromosome 10, CSU_Ecrag_1.0, whole genome shotgun sequence nucleotide sequence TCgatcacaattgtgtcccaagAATGGCTTTGTCATGGGCACTAACGGTACAGTACCGTGTGACACTGACTGGTGTTGTCTCAGCTTACGTGTAGAAATATCACTAACTAGGCATACAGACTGGAAACCCAGGGCCCAACAGCATAATAAACTGTGTTCACtcaatttttatattaaattacattaaatgaaaatggaaattcCAAAGAGACTGACAACATTAATAACACttgacatcaagaaaaaaaggaatgaaagggCTAAATTGCCCATTTCTATTTTACTCATGCTCTCAAAAAAGCATAAGGCTTCATAGATATCttcttcatatatatatatatatatatataaaatataggtCACACAGACCATTGCTATCAGAGAATGTGTATATAACGCTAATCCTGAATACATATGAACTATTAGTGCAGCAGTCAGACTCTTCCCAGTCTGTATGAGATTACCAGTGAGAACATATTTTTAACTGCTACAGGGCTACGGACAGATTTAAGAAACTTTTGGAAACCTTGAGCATGAATCTGGTGTCTTTGCTTTTGAAACAAGCCTCCtaataaaacgtttttgtcaGTATTATCATAGATTTTTAAACTAATAGGTAAAGGgccatgtttaatttattttggaaGATTTAGCACAGTTTCAACCTTGATCCCATACAGCAAAATCTGTGATGTGATGTTGCACCAGCTGTCTTAAACAAAAAACTCTttcattgtgtgcatgtgtgtgtgtttgtgtgtgggtctctctctcacatcacACATTGACTGCTACGAAATGACTTCAACGTAATGAAgataggagaaaaagaaaaaaaatgattgtgaCATAAAGATGATATCAATCTGCTGACTGCGTAATTTCATGCGGAAATTCATTCAGGAAGCATTCAGGAATCAACAGTATACTGGTTTCACAAGTTGGTCTGATTTCAATGTAGTTGGATAGAAGAAAACCTGGATCTACCACATGTCTAAAATGTATTGATGCTCCTATTTTGTTCAGAGACACTTTGAAGTCAAACAACAGTTACAGCATAAGTGTTATAAACCACAACAATGCCAATTATCCTGAGGAGCTAAATGTGCAATTCCATTACTTGACTGCTCATTTCTGACCTGACAAATATGGCTCCAGCCCATTTCTAATGCTTGTAATCATAGTATAAATTGGTTTAACCAACCTCCATTTACTCTCTTATCTATCTTTGATGTATCCGGCCAATATGTGCTGCTGCAGCATGGCCCAATTGTCCTCCTAAGAAAAAAATTGGACATACTGCCCCAATTTTATCAGCTGATATACAACATTAAAAGCTGCAGTAGGTAGAAGGCAAAAAACGCCAGCATTTCAAGTAGAGGCCTTTTCCAGCagctctctttgtctctcccaTCTCTGTCTGCATGTGCATACCAGCCAGAACGCTCTCAACAGAAAAAGAGCTAAGGGGACATGCAGAAGtatagttttctctcagaccactgAATCACATTATGCTTCCAACGGCGACAAAAATATACTATACACCACCGctttaaagcattttattaaggtgattctcttcttttttcaaagattatttttgagcttttctgcctttatttgataggacagctaggtgagaaagaggagagagaaggggaagacatgcaggaaaccgtcacaggtcggattctaACCCTTGACCTCTGTGTCGAGGCATACTCCTTTGAGTATTTGTGTGCCTAATCTACATACTGAGCCAACCCTGCCACTTCTAAGGTGATTCGTAAGTGATTTTAATTGATTAAGGTCAAATGGCTAATTTTGCTCCTTCCTAAACAATCCAAAAATGTTCATCAAGCATAAAAACCAAATAAGGATTGTATGGAATTATCTAGGTAtgcattgaaatacatttttctacctaacaaacaattaaatacaAAGTAGACACATCAACACTGACCTTTTGCCTGTCTACCTCCCTAAAAGAGGAATATGGGCAGAAACAATGTTGCAGGACATTATGCTGAACATATTTCCAAACTGGTTACCAAGAAAGATGTCAAGGCATGACGCATCATAAGTTTACATAACACTGCGGAAGGCAAACATAACctcatttgaaatgtgttaaacTGTGTCATCACGTGATGACACAGCATACGGACCGAAGTACGGAGTGTGAACTTGTAGCTGGAGCGATGCCAGTTCACCCCCTGGTGGACCCTCTTACTCGTGTGTAATTGTAATTCCTGGGtattaataaaaagtacaaataaatgaaaaaaaatattattgagAATTTTCTGCTCTTTAGTGTTCTCTCAAGAGAAACAACTTGTAGCTTTCACCACCTGCCGGTCTAATAAGAGGTTGATAGAGTTTCATCGATCTGGTCAGTGTCTGAATTTAGTCAAGGTGGAATCTTTTAAATGGAGCTTTACATTCCAATCTGACCATATATTCCCCGTCTTTCTCTTCTGTCATTTCTCTcattgcttttctctttttggtcTCTCTCTTCAGAACAAACCCGGACTACCCAGAGAATCCATCTAACTCATCATCTGCGTGCCATTGTTTGGAGACAGAGAAAACCCTTGACAGTGATGTCCAATCAGAAGTAGCTAATCTAGTAAGGAGGTCATTAATGTAAGGACATTAAGGGTTTGAAGCCTTATTGGATATTGGATTCCTGTCTCCAGCTTTCAAATACAAACTCTCTCACACTCCCTCACAAACACGCAAATTCATTTGGGTAAACAAAAGCTGGAAACATTCCCGCTGTTTATTGGATATAATCCTGCTGACGTTGGCTGATATCAATGCTGCCCTCCAACCTGTTCAGCTCCTCAGGGGGCTGAGCCAACCTGCCGAGGAGTATGGGCAGAAGGGTGGCTGACCCAACCAATCCGGTGCCTGCGCTGGGGGTGCCTCTGGCTGGGGGGCGATGGGGGCCGCTGTGCAGTGTTGGGGTGCAAACATCTCCCGGACTGCGAACTCTCCCTTCCATCAAACGACACGGCAGCcaaccaacaaacacacatcgGCCACTCACCATGCCAACAGACAAGACAACAACAGTGGAGACAGGGGGAGTTATTAGAAGTGACAGCAACAGTCTGCCAGTGTCCAAGGAGACATCTCAGAACGAGATCAACAGCCTGACACAGGACGACATGGGGTCACAGGGCTCAGGCAGCGGAGTTTACTGCCAGATCAAAACTACACGGACAAACCCCAAGGACACAAGAGATAAAAGGACAGCTCGGTACACAAATGGCAGTGTGGTAGCCTCTGAAGTTGTGGGAGGGGTTTGCACTGAGGCCACAGAAGGTAAGGAGCCGGCccaagagaggaggagggtgcAGTCTCTACGTGGTGAGGGCCATCGCACGGTATTAAAGACGGGGAGCGTTTGTACCACTGTGCACGCCACCCCACCGCGGCCCTGTCGAGTGATGGCATCTTCCTCCCCCAGCCTTTGTGGGACATGCGGGAGGAGACGATCACAGATTACACCGTGCACGGGCGCATGTCGCAGGAAGGCTGTCAATCAAATAACAGCCAGCCAGACTTTACCTAATCCGCCTCGGAAACCTTCTGTGGCTCCCAAGCAGTCAAGAAAAGAATCTGCTCTGGACTCTCAACcttgcacaaaaaacacagacacagcaaacatctccaCGCACACATCAGTACATACTTCTCGAATACCACAGCTGTCACACACTAtgccaaaaacacacagctCACATTCCAACCCCAAATCACACACCCTGAACAAAACACAAGAGTCAAAGCAGCGGACAAGGCCACATTCTGCAGAATTTACTCAATGCAAGGACTCAGCAAcgcaaacaacagacacacacatgcacaacaacacagacaggacaacagctaccacacatacacaacaacaacaacaacacacaccatCTGCAGATGCAATAGAGACCCTTTCAACTGACAAACACAAGTATGACTTTGCTAAAAGCCAGCACACTGAcgaacacacacatcaacatacATTAGACCGTATCACTTCTAAACATCCAGATCCTTCCCTTCACAGTGACTTAAAATCTACCAACACCCCGCCTCTCCCACCAAAAAACTCTCCTAAACCCAATCATTCCAAACCAGCCACACCTGTAGcgcaaaccaaaaacaaagacgAGACAACAAACGATCCCAAACAAATATCCTCAGAACGGGTCAAACTCAAGGACTATGTAAAACAGGAGAGCAAATCCTTTGACGACCACACTCTGCCTTGTAAGACTCACATGAAAGCACAATGTAATGGGGCTCCAGGGGGGTTGTTGGGTGCACCCGCGGGGAACGCACCACACGGGCTGGAGAGGCAGTTGCAAAGTGTGGAAGAGAACCTACAGTCCAATCAAGAGAAGATCAAGGTGCTTCTCAACGTCATTCAAGACCTGGAGAAGAGCAAGGCCCTCAGCGAAGGGTGAGAGAAGGGACTTAACAGGGGAAAGATAttgaaagagagaaggggagataGAGGGGATGTAAGGATataagaagaagaggaaaagaagaaatgtagGATGTTATATGAATTGAAACAATAGAGGGTAAGACACCAAGACAGCATGAGGATAAGGATGAAAACAAAGATGAGAGATGGAGCAAAAAGATGAGGAAAAGGTAGAGATATTTATTGCAATtaagtatgtacagtaagtgtgagagagtgagaaagacaaagagaagaagaggagagggcgTCAAGGGACTTCACAAGACTGAGAAGAGGGAAATTTGAGATTTGAAAGCAATATACAGCGACAGGCTTTCAAGTCTGTGTAATAGATTTTAAATGTCAGGCCAGTGGAGAAttgctgtagtgtgtgtgtgtgtgtgtgtgtgtgtgagagagagacccaATCCTGCAGTGACTTACGATACCTGCCAGCCTGCAGTCAATACTTGCAGACCCTTCCTCTGTCCGTTCATCTTATATCCCTTATAGGGTCTGTACTCTCCACACTAACAGTGTCCCTAAGAGACATTGTAGTGGCCACCGAAGCAAGCTAAACgattcttcctttctctcttctgcTAATTATGTTGTATTCTTGaatcctcctctcctccaccacGTCCTGTTTCTTTCCTCTTCATAAATCCCAGTTGGCTTTCCGTACTCACTTCATTTCAATCAGCACCATCCCCTTTTTCTCTGAAGCTCTTTAACCCGCTTCAAGCTATTCATCCCTTTCTCCACTTTCACCCTCCACCTCTCTTTTCTCCATTCTCAATTATAACCGGTTTCCTTTCTCctcatatttcttttctttctgcacCTACACATTTGAATCCAGCTGCAACTAACAACTGAATTGCTACATTGCCCCATCACAATTTTGTGATGTTTGCTTTCTCTCTGCCCCGACAACCTGTCCATCACACTCACCTGCTGTCATGTGTCAGCTGtcactctgttttgtttctctatCCATCCCCATTCTTTGCCTTTTTGTCCTGCTTATTATTACCTTTACTATCAGTaattcttcttctgtcttcttAGTCTTTTTCCCACCCTAACCTTTAACCCCTTTCTACCCAAATACATTGGTTATTTCATCCTCCCAAACAACCTAAAATAAATTCCCCTACCCGTCTACCTCAGTCTATAAAGATTGTTCTTTTCCACCTAAACTTCCTCTTTACAgctgtacatgtttttattctttactcATGTTCTTTCCTTATGTTCAGGGTTAACAGATGTCTCTAGATCCAGACTAATCCCCATCAGATTACCTTTGAGAAACGCAATTAATGTTTAAGCTGCACAATGAGGCTCCTAAACCTGGTTTAAAAGCTGTCCTGCCCTGTATGAGTGACTGTAAAGAGTAAATATTCATATTCcacagtgtttgtgtgcttatgcCTCATGCCAAGTGTGTGAGCAATAGAGGACCATGGGGTAAAAAGGCGGAGAGGCAAAAAGAGATAGCaatttagagagagaaaaagaaagagaaccAGAAAAGTAAGAGGGTCCACATGTATCAGAGACTGTGCCAGAAATTAAAGCACTTTAACTGGGCCGCAGTGATGAAAGAGTCAGCTGAGCTATGAGGTTGTCGCTGTTCTTAgctccttgttttcttttctctcccgaAGCAAATACGTGTCttctcttgttgttgttgtctttgataAAGACTGGTAGGGGAGAAAAAATGATGCCAGGCACAAGGTCTCTCCCTCcatgtaattaaaatgtctattttatCAACATAAATCAGCTACACCCTCATCTACACAGTTCAGCGAAGGGGCAGCCAAAATATCTTGGCAAAATAAAGCGTTTTAATTAAATGGCAGTCAGCATGAGCTTGTCAGATCTTTTAATCTGACTTTAGTTCCCAACAAGTCTTTTGCTCTGCAGTCATGTTCAACCTTCACAACATGGTTTGCATGTGTACTcatgtatttttactgtaaagtacaCCAATGTTTAACACACTGTCAAGAATGAAAGACAATTAAATGATTTACACATAATGCACTGCTTTTGATATTGTTGTCATGTACAGCCTGGCTCCCGACCAAATTTACCTACAGTTACGGCACACAATGTTTGGTGGTTACTTCCTGGAATTACAAGCAGGCAACCCACTAGGACAATTCCGGTGATGTGCTGAATACTCCTGTTGGGGTACATCACATACACTAAACATCACAAGCTAATTTGTGAACCTTGACAACACCAAGAGAACAAACCTGATGTTGCTGcatagagtgtgtgtgggtggagaGAGCAATACAAATTGGGACACCAGCAGTCAAGAGAGCGAGACTCTTTCCAGTAAAAACGAGAAAAGCCTGTTGTTAGTGACAACTTTGCTACTTCTACCATCTTTCTCTGAAGTTCAACATCAGTGTACAGTGTTAAGTCTAGAAAGACTTTTAGTGGCAGATACCAAAACGTAATATTTATCTATAGCAGTTTATCAAGTGCAATTATTTCTCAAAGATGCTCTATGACTGAAATAACAACTAAATATCAATATAGCATACTAGCTGCCATCTTCATGCATAAGTATGTCCACTTTAATTCCTTCTGCAagtgtttggtttgtgtgtgtgtgtgtgtgtgtgtgtgtgtgtgtgtgtgtgtgtgtgtgtgtgtgtgtgtgtgtgtgttttgcatctgTTGTTTCTGCAGTCGCAGCTCATACAGAACTGGTCAGGACATTAACAACTGCCCCACCTGCCAGAAGACAGCCTGCATCATCTACAGGTAACCTGATCAGGACAATGAGCTTATTGCATTACATAACCCAACAATGACAACT carries:
- the LOC117951451 gene encoding protein INSYN2B isoform X1, with the translated sequence MGRRVADPTNPVPALGVPLAGGRWGPLCSVGVQTSPGLRTLPSIKRHGSQPTNTHRPLTMPTDKTTTVETGGVIRSDSNSLPVSKETSQNEINSLTQDDMGSQGSGSGVYCQIKTTRTNPKDTRDKRTARYTNGSVVASEVVGGVCTEATEGKEPAQERRRVQSLRGEGHRTVLKTGSVCTTVHATPPRPCRVMASSSPSLCGTCGRRRSQITPCTGACRRKAVNQITASQTLPNPPRKPSVAPKQSRKESALDSQPCTKNTDTANISTHTSVHTSRIPQLSHTMPKTHSSHSNPKSHTLNKTQESKQRTRPHSAEFTQCKDSATQTTDTHMHNNTDRTTATTHTQQQQQHTPSADAIETLSTDKHKYDFAKSQHTDEHTHQHTLDRITSKHPDPSLHSDLKSTNTPPLPPKNSPKPNHSKPATPVAQTKNKDETTNDPKQISSERVKLKDYVKQESKSFDDHTLPCKTHMKAQCNGAPGGLLGAPAGNAPHGLERQLQSVEENLQSNQEKIKVLLNVIQDLEKSKALSEGRSSYRTGQDINNCPTCQKTACIIYSVEHDFRQQEGRFQGVMEALEGEYDVPAPTLTKPTPAPSSSNRPSTRARVKKLRKKCFWWL
- the LOC117951451 gene encoding mucin-4 isoform X2; this translates as MGRRVADPTNPVPALGVPLAGGRWGPLCSVGVQTSPGLRTLPSIKRHGSQPTNTHRPLTMPTDKTTTVETGGVIRSDSNSLPVSKETSQNEINSLTQDDMGSQGSGSGVYCQIKTTRTNPKDTRDKRTARYTNGSVVASEVVGGVCTEATEGKEPAQERRRVQSLRGEGHRTVLKTGSVCTTVHATPPRPCRVMASSSPSLCGTCGRRRSQITPCTGACRRKAVNQITASQTLPNPPRKPSVAPKQSRKESALDSQPCTKNTDTANISTHTSVHTSRIPQLSHTMPKTHSSHSNPKSHTLNKTQESKQRTRPHSAEFTQCKDSATQTTDTHMHNNTDRTTATTHTQQQQQHTPSADAIETLSTDKHKYDFAKSQHTDEHTHQHTLDRITSKHPDPSLHSDLKSTNTPPLPPKNSPKPNHSKPATPVAQTKNKDETTNDPKQISSERVKLKDYVKQESKSFDDHTLPCKTHMKAQCNGAPGGLLGAPAGNAPHGLERQLQSVEENLQSNQEKIKVLLNVIQDLEKSKALSEGDLRYLPACSQYLQTLPLSVHLISLIGSVLSTLTVSLRDIVVATEAS
- the LOC117951451 gene encoding protein INSYN2B isoform X3: MPTDKTTTVETGGVIRSDSNSLPVSKETSQNEINSLTQDDMGSQGSGSGVYCQIKTTRTNPKDTRDKRTARYTNGSVVASEVVGGVCTEATEGKEPAQERRRVQSLRGEGHRTVLKTGSVCTTVHATPPRPCRVMASSSPSLCGTCGRRRSQITPCTGACRRKAVNQITASQTLPNPPRKPSVAPKQSRKESALDSQPCTKNTDTANISTHTSVHTSRIPQLSHTMPKTHSSHSNPKSHTLNKTQESKQRTRPHSAEFTQCKDSATQTTDTHMHNNTDRTTATTHTQQQQQHTPSADAIETLSTDKHKYDFAKSQHTDEHTHQHTLDRITSKHPDPSLHSDLKSTNTPPLPPKNSPKPNHSKPATPVAQTKNKDETTNDPKQISSERVKLKDYVKQESKSFDDHTLPCKTHMKAQCNGAPGGLLGAPAGNAPHGLERQLQSVEENLQSNQEKIKVLLNVIQDLEKSKALSEGRSSYRTGQDINNCPTCQKTACIIYSVEHDFRQQEGRFQGVMEALEGEYDVPAPTLTKPTPAPSSSNRPSTRARVKKLRKKCFWWL